The DNA region AATTACCCTTTAGATTGGCTAAAAAAAGGGTGTTCTCAGCATGGCGGcaacaaattaaatataactttTGGTCTATTTGCATGTTAAGTCTGttccttttttaaattaaatttaaatagcccttaaaaatagaagaataaaaaaaataaacccttcttttttaaaaaaaaaaacaaaagttttaaaattatataaaaaattatttaaattacctAAATATAATCCTAAAACAATTTCTCAAGTTTAtctaaatttaaacattttaaattcattCCTAGCATATTTGAAATTGGATAAACTTGAGGAAATTTTTCAGggatatatttggataatttaaataagaattttatatattttttaagtttattgtttttaaaaaataaaaaaataagaagggtttatttttattattcttatatttttcacgattatttaaatttaatttaaaaaaaaggacaaaCTTAACATgcaaatatactaaaaatttgGAAAGCATTCCACCATACTCTCTAGGCTGCACCTTTTCTTATCCAATCTAAAAGGGCAATTGCTTCATCAGGTCcccaaaaattttatataatcacaattcaaaaaataaaatttttaaaaactgatGATTGCTCAATGATGACGGGATGGTGCCACCAATAAGAATAGCAACACCGACGTGCACTATAAGAAACAagtcattttcgtaattaatcaattttttagtcagtttaaaaaatcacatttttagtaattaataaattatttttaaattttatgatacatgaaatattttataattttaaatataataataaataatatttaaataatctAATATGATAATACatcaaatttaatataatgatacataaaatataaattaatctaatttttaaatatattttaaataattaataaaaatattgcaAAAACTAAAACTacgtaaattttaatttttatgtttggaTGAAAAGGCAAAGAGGTGAAAAGGGCCTTTTAAATCGCACTTTCAACTAAAAAATTAGGTGTTCGACATTGCCATTAGGATTGATAAGAGAATCAAACTTATTTTTATTGGAAAAATAATCTTAATTGAGCTCAAATAATTCAATATTTATATGATTTGATTTTATGCACTTACACCCTATTTGAGATCCTACTAAAAGTTAGGCCTAAAGGGCTATCAAGCcactaaattgcaaaagaaaaaaaaaaagaagattaaaAGACAACAAAAACTTTTCTAATTCTATTCATCCTAATCCCCTTTCTTGATTTTATGCATAACAATGCAGAAAAGGGTTAATCTAATTCTCTAATTTTTTAGTGACCCCAATTCTCATGAGGGCCAAATAAGCAATCAATCGGTACATaacaagcataatagccaatgcAACGGCAGACACAACTTGCCCATTGAGGCCAACAGATTTTATACCTTGAAAATCACCAATCAAGCAAGTCTTCGAATGATCACCACAAGGGTATGTTTCATTTGGCTTGTATTGAGACCCCAACAAGAGTTTGTATGTGTGATGGCTAATGGACATGTATTTGATCCATGCTATGAATGGTGGGACATGTTGGATGTAGTAACCCCCGGCAAGGAAGAAAGTGAGCATGATGACCGAACCCAGAATGGTGGCCGATTTTAAGTCCATAACCATGGCACCAAGGGCTAGTCCTAGGCCTTGTGAGACTAGGACACTAAAAAGAAGTACAAATAATGTGTGGAAGAAATTGGTTGCTGTGGGTTTAAGCCCTGCCATCCAATATGTTATGGTGAGGAAAACTGTGGGAAGAATAAGTTCCATAGGGAGATCAGCTGTGATCCTTGAAATGAAATACGAAGAGAGCCGATATGTGCCCGAAGATCGTTCTTTTTCGAGCATCATACGTTCTCGAGGGAAGGTGAATATGGCTTGAAATAGAGGGTAAAAACCCCAAAATCCTGAAGTAAAGAAGAGGAGTCCAATCTGCATGTTTGCAAATCTCGATATCagcataatagagggactaaaccATAATTAGACCAATAACTTGCACACATTAAATTACCTGGTCTTGCAAGTGAGAAATATCAATTTTCCACCATAATAAACCTGAAAGCACAGCTACAATAAGGACCTCAGCAATGTTCAAACCAGAGAATGATTCatgtttcctttcttttacacCCCTTTGAAGCAATACAATGAATTGTTGCCACCAAGTTGTGGGCCACATTGCAAGCTTCTTGTTTTCCAATTCATCAGGAGCTGGTTCATTGCTTATATCTTGAAGCTCTTCCTTTAGTTTGTCTGCAATTTTCATCCCATAAGCACCAATCAATGTTTTCTTCACCAGGGTTTGCTCCTTCATTGACTCATTTGGTGAATCACCTACAATGAAAATACGTCACATTGGGGTTCTTTAATTAAAGTTAGTACTCGTGTTCAATATTCATATACGATATTTGAATAtgagaatataatatatatattttacact from Gossypium hirsutum isolate 1008001.06 chromosome A04, Gossypium_hirsutum_v2.1, whole genome shotgun sequence includes:
- the LOC107943254 gene encoding ABC transporter G family member 9 isoform X1; its protein translation is MKDTKKAELFYSEVLIGLVTMEEVSDIEAAETRPEDQFKANAIFKVTNQQVVLKFIDVVYTIKLRKVGKLFEKNPSSDDNKVILNGISGMVQPGEMLAMLGPSGSGKTTLLTALGGRLGGHLNGTITYNGKPFSNSMKRKTGFVTQDDVLYPHLTVTETLIFTALLRLPNSFTKQDKIMHAEAVIDQLGLTKCKNSIIGEPFLRGVSGGERKRVSIGQEMLINPSLLFLDEPTSGLDSTTAQRIVSTLLELTEGGRTVVLTIHQPSSRIFYMFHKVLLLCDGNPLYFGQGSATMDYFSSIGYVPSVAMNPSDFLLDLANGDSPNESMKEQTLVKKTLIGAYGMKIADKLKEELQDISNEPAPDELENKKLAMWPTTWWQQFIVLLQRGVKERKHESFSGLNIAEVLIVAVLSGLLWWKIDISHLQDQIGLLFFTSGFWGFYPLFQAIFTFPRERMMLEKERSSGTYRLSSYFISRITADLPMELILPTVFLTITYWMAGLKPTATNFFHTLFVLLFSVLVSQGLGLALGAMVMDLKSATILGSVIMLTFFLAGGYYIQHVPPFIAWIKYMSISHHTYKLLLGSQYKPNETYPCGDHSKTCLIGDFQGIKSVGLNGQVVSAVALAIMLVMYRLIAYLALMRIGVTKKLEN
- the LOC107943254 gene encoding ABC transporter G family member 9 isoform X2, with product MEEVSDIEAAETRPEDQFKANAIFKVTNQQVVLKFIDVVYTIKLRKVGKLFEKNPSSDDNKVILNGISGMVQPGEMLAMLGPSGSGKTTLLTALGGRLGGHLNGTITYNGKPFSNSMKRKTGFVTQDDVLYPHLTVTETLIFTALLRLPNSFTKQDKIMHAEAVIDQLGLTKCKNSIIGEPFLRGVSGGERKRVSIGQEMLINPSLLFLDEPTSGLDSTTAQRIVSTLLELTEGGRTVVLTIHQPSSRIFYMFHKVLLLCDGNPLYFGQGSATMDYFSSIGYVPSVAMNPSDFLLDLANGDSPNESMKEQTLVKKTLIGAYGMKIADKLKEELQDISNEPAPDELENKKLAMWPTTWWQQFIVLLQRGVKERKHESFSGLNIAEVLIVAVLSGLLWWKIDISHLQDQIGLLFFTSGFWGFYPLFQAIFTFPRERMMLEKERSSGTYRLSSYFISRITADLPMELILPTVFLTITYWMAGLKPTATNFFHTLFVLLFSVLVSQGLGLALGAMVMDLKSATILGSVIMLTFFLAGGYYIQHVPPFIAWIKYMSISHHTYKLLLGSQYKPNETYPCGDHSKTCLIGDFQGIKSVGLNGQVVSAVALAIMLVMYRLIAYLALMRIGVTKKLEN